In the genome of Arachis stenosperma cultivar V10309 chromosome 6, arast.V10309.gnm1.PFL2, whole genome shotgun sequence, the window AAGCTAAGCAATGAACAGTGTTGTCTTCTGCAGCAAGCACTTTCCATGCTATGGCTTGTTCATATGAAACATGCCTCCCCATTGTTGACATGCATATTCCAGCTGGTAGATAAGCATAACCCCGATACAAGAACACACATTCACCATTTTTTTAATAGGGAAGTGTAGTTTGCAACAAGAAAATGCAATAACAATGTGAAACAACATAGTTTCcatcttttattttctattttccatATATTATATTCTCAAGATTTGCGAAGAAAAAACTAAAcgacaaaaataaaatcttaggGTGCATTTAGTTTGCTTTTCATTTCAAGTGTTTtctgttttcaaaatttcagaaattaaaaggaaaaacagGCTGTGAAAACAAAAATcggttttttattattttcactgttttctctattttcttaaAATCCTACAATAGTAACTGTTATTGGGAAGAGACATATTACTATTAGGCCTTTTTCCCAAAAAGAAATACCAACTATAATGCTTCAATGGGTCTAATCCTAGAATCATTTAACAAAAATATGAACTTACCTATAACTCTGGCAGATCTTTGTATCTCTACCTGTCTCCTCTAGAGAACACTATCTATGTGATTTATGGAGATGGCAGAGTAACATGGCCACATTTATAGAGAACATGGCTTACATCCTTGTAATCGATGTTGATAACTGCAAAATTGACACTTTGCTAACATACTTGGTACCTTGTTGCACAAGACCAAGGATAACCCCTTTGAAGTTGCCTAAATCTGTCAATAGCAGAGGCATTGTCACCAAAGAAATGACTAATGGCAAATCAGGCCACATCAAGTTTTCTACCAATGATCCCAAAGATGGAAGATTGCTTGACAATATTGAAAGTCAAACAGCAAAAGGAACCAGTTCAACAAATCCTTTTAGTCAACGCTTCCATTCTGCAGATAAGAGTAACACGAAGAAAACTTCAAAATTAATGCAAGCCTCAAAAGTCCCTCAGGTCATCAATGGAGAGGACACCAATAACTCCAGCCATACAGCAGAGACTAGAAGCCCAAGAGTACAAAATAAGTTTGGTTTTGAGAAGCATTCACCTACAAACCAATCATCAGAGTCCAAAAGTAAAAGAAGACAACACAAGCAATCATCAGAGTCATTGTCCCTAAGTTCCACCCCTAAAGCAAAAAGTTTGTACCTTGCAGCAAAGAAATGAAGGCTTCAGCAAGATCCGGTGTCAAAAGAGGAACTTTAAGCATCAAGTTGATGTTATTTCCTCCAATGTTGACAGCAACAGAAGCATGGATTCTCACCGTGACATAGAGGGCACCCAAGCTGATCATTCTGAAAGCAACAACAACATTTCCATTCAACAGGTGACTCACATGAATCAAAATGTAAGTATTTCTTCCTCCCATTATACAATGGTTGCCCATAAGCATAAAGTACTAGGTTTAATATTCTTTCATTGATCAGACTGCTACAAAGGAGCTAAGCAAGGAAAGTGCTATGGCCATGATAACAGTTACTTCAGAACAACAAAGTCCAGTTTCTGTTCTTGATCTGCAATTTTACAGTGAAGACCCACCTTCTCCAATCAAAAAGAAGACAGAAATCTCAAAAGATTTAGGTATATTCTACACTTAAGTTTTTGTGATATTCACATAAAATCATCTATAGGAAAGGAGTTTGGATTACATTTTAActctttcatatttatattTCTACAGATGAAGCTTTAGCCACTCCTGATAACATAGGGCATGCATTGGACCTTCCTCTTTCATTCAATAACACAAAGGCCAACTTCAGCAATGGAACCAGTGATGATGACCTTCAAACTCAGAATTTGGATAAAGTTCTTTGGCAAAATGACGATAATGGCGAGAAATTCACCAATTGCAGAGAGAGAAAAGATTCTGACCGTAAATACATAGCAGAAATATTGCTCGCATCAGGGCTGCTCAGTAGCCCCAGCTTAATCCAGGCAGTTCATTCACCAGGTCACCTGATAAACCCAAAGTTGTTCTTTGCACTTGAACTATTGAAGACAAACAAGCTGCAGTTCAATATGAAGCACAATGCTGGGAAGATTCTTAGGATAAATAATCTTGAAGAAATGCAAAGAAAACTCATATTTGATGTTGTCAATGAGATTCTAGTACAAAAAATTAGTGCCttaatatatgtatattttggCTAAAAAATAAGTTTGAGATTCTTAATATGCAAGGAAACAGGCAAGCATTGTTTATAAGCCTAAACCAGTACAAGTGATGTgatgataaataaatatttgagCCTTAATCATTTAAAGAACCTTTACAACTCATGAAACAGCTTGAGTTATATGAGAAAGTGGCAAGAAATTTAACTTTGTTAACCAAAATATCATATAATAAAGCACTCTCAATCATTTTTAACTATGTCACATCACAAGAATGGACATTGGATAGGACCCAGCCAAGTTAAAGGCCACAGGATGCATACCTTTGCAATGGAAACAATAAGATCAATGTCCTGCAGGAATGCAGAACGTGTAATATGCCAGCCATTATCAACACGCTGTAACATGGTTACCGTGTCCATCGGGTTCTGGATAATTGAGTGATAGTTAGGAGCATCTTCGTCTGAGACTGGATAATGGAAGAGATTATATCGCTTGTCATATAATATCCTGCCACAGAAACAGAAGAGACAAAATCAGAGAGCCAGAGAGAGAAGCTTTATGTGTTCAATTAAATATGACAATGGCCCAAGTGAAGCCAAGAGTTCATGAATTTAGAACATATTAGTTACACTTGTCTTACTTGCAATGCTTATTCGTCACATACTCACATCAgttatatcaatttaaaacaATTTATAGATATTTTGGTTGGTGTATTTTAGATAGCATTCAGAGCTTGGTTAATAATTAAGGACTTTAGGATCATTCTGCAACAATGTCATTAGAAGTTTAAGACATCAATCAAACCAAGAACAGGCCAAAAGGTTAAGAAAAAAATGTTTTGAGAATTGCATAGACCTAGTAACAAATCTGGCATACTGAAGCATCCACAAGTATGTTAACCTAAGAATCGTTTAGGAGTCATATAATTTGTTTACTTAAAGGAATCACACAAGCTAGTGTTAACCAAAACATCATCAATCATGTTCTTGTCACTGCTTTTCAAGATATAGGCATGAGCCCACAAACCCAAAGACAAAGCACCCAATCCAGTACAGGAACTAATCACACTTTGCATGGTGTAACCGTCAGGATCATGAATCCTCTGCATCTCACAGAACATTCTCAATGCAGTGTCATACTCACCAGCACTTGCATAAGAGTCAATCATGATGTTCCATGAAACCTCACTTCTCTCGGACATTTTCTCGAACACCTTGTGTGCCAAGTCTAGAAACCCACAAGTTGCATAAAAATGAATCAAACTGTTACAAATATGAGTATCCGATTCAAACCCAAGTTTCAATACATGAGCATTCACCTGTTTCCCTTCAGAAAGAGAGAACAAGTAAGCACATGCCTTTAATACAAAACGGTATGTGTAATTATCAGGAATAACCGCTGCACTTTGTTGTTCTCGTTCCATCATTAACATTGCTGGTAAAGTTCCATGGACTTGTGTTTTTGATCTGCGGTTCTAGCATATGCTCTTATGAGTGTGTTCCACGTGAAGGAAAAAGGAACAGAGATAGCGCCGGCGACGATGGAACAGAGCTGCTCGACGGAAAAAGGAGGCGACCCCGGCGACGATGGAACCGAGCTGCACGACGATGCTTTCAAAGCTGAAACAGTAGCTGCACGATGGTGGAACAGAGCTGCACGATAACGACGGTGGCTTCGAAGCTCGTTTCGGCGACGGCGTCGGGAGATGGACGGAGGTGAGGTAGTGAGATCGATGACGGAGAGAGgaaggaggagctcgagggTGATGGGAGGGATGGGTTCGCGTTTAGCGTTGTGTGGAGCTAAGGTTGCTGGGTTGGGTAATTGGCTAGGGCATCTCAGCAGATAGgaagaggagagaagaagatgaagaagacgAAACCTTCAGACAGAGGCCTCAACGAGAAGATTTCTGAATGGACATGAAgaacaattttagttttttatttttttaatatgtttaataaagatgaagaacaattttgattttttgttttgttgtttcaatcatttgaaactataaaattagaattaattgaattttaaaatttgattaatttaaaaggatatttttgtctactcaaataaagaaagaatgtttaagtctttttataaaattaaataaataaatattttttatttttatttaattaaaagggtGTTTTAGTAAAAGTAgtgatatattatatatttaaaaaagaaaaaactaaatACTGACGTGGAAAATAAATTCCACATGGTTTATTGTTATTTGTCCACGTTTTAAACGTATCGGTACGTATTAATTTATCATCGTACTGTAGCAAAcaccattattgtttatctataataaaaatttgggtaaagtattaaattagtCCTCTATATTTGGACGTAATTCTGTTTTAGTCTTTAAGATTTTTAGTGTCtaatttgaatccaaaaaaaatttatttaacattaatttaGTCCTATAGTGAGGTccaagttaaataattaacggaaTATCCTACATAACAACTATACAAGAACAAAATTGATAATCGAGAGACAAGTACAAGCTCCAGAGGCACAAAATCAACCGTGgatgcatcaatacatttatttattatttttcttataatataaataaaatattttctatagaactaaagagaatgataaataaatgtattgatgtaTCAACCGTTGATTTTGTGCCTATagagcttgtacttgttctccagATTATTGATTTTGTTCTTGTACTGTTATTATGTAGGACATtccattaattatttaactttgacctcaCTGTGAGACTAAATTGATgttaaatgaaacttttttggattcaaataggaCACTTTAAATCTTAAGGATTAAAACAGAATTACGCCCAAATATAGAGGACCAATTTAGTCCTTATCCTTCGATCTTTATTAAATAgatcttttttaataatttatataaatgatCTTTTTAGTAATTAAGGGTCGTTTGAGAACTTTTAAAAGTaacttttttgaatttttaacttATGAAAAGTAGTAGCATTAATATCTAgtgcaatttttaaaatcaaattgtaattttttaagcAACTATTTAGGAATTTACAGAGAAGtaaaaaaaatgacttctctcataatactactattttttatcacatttccataaaataagtacttttaaaactaaaaactcaaatacaaaataatttatttataagttacttttaatatagtcatttattgtttaaactatttttttaaaaataacttaattaaattgTTTATCCAAACTGAGCCTAAACCTTGTTAGTGATAGTTATGagtaatttttttcataataatgataatagttgaaactcaaaaatcaaaatatagatgacaataaaactaagaatggacatcaatttaagaaaaataaattctcttaaattttatataaaatttatttatttattatatattattaaaattaaattttttcaattaatagCATAGCTGACGTGgtatattttttaatgtgttttttgatattatttgattcatttaaatacgttaattaattaattatttatttaatttgattgagataaatatcaaagtatttaatattttatttgatcacattaattataactaattaattatattatttatttactttgaccgaaataaataagttaattttattttattttttattaattttttgtcttatgtattttaattaattatttttaaaagtattataattaattatttatttaattctattgagataaatattaaattatttaatattttatttgatcaCAACAAGtataactaataaattataattattttatttaaccgaaataaataattttattttattttaatttttatgttcttgtcttatgtatttttattaatagtttttaaagtgctataatttttatatggtatatttataagatattttatatttattcaacTTACTTTATTGATCCAAACAATTATaagatattttatatttattcaacTTACTTTATTGATCCAAACAATTatagttaatttattatatcaattatttaatttaactaatttaaatatatGTTATGTGATTCAATTTATTATCACACTAATATTTGAGTTGTTGTTTAGCAAaaatttctctttaattctttccttgatattaaatattttgattttagatttcagatttttattcattatttatacttctttttttattttaatatcaaatctaatatttctattaatatttttttataatttattgtcTAATAGTTATATGTACACCATcaattatataattatgaatatttcttcaatttattaaaaaaaacacaatttcattcttttcttttttattttacctaTTTCTGTATTTCATAacttatttattataaaatatatatatatatatatatatatatatatatatatatatatatatatatatatatatatatatatatatatatatatatatatatacactagaagaaaatttcatttttttaccAATTGCTCTTCTATTTGGTaatactttttttctttctataatgtattatttttactctttgtttttttataaactATAAAACATTATCATTCGTTATTGTACtttatttcttctatttcttttattttgctcctatttatttaaatttttatcatttttattataaattttatcatttttattacATATAAGTTAATTTATCATAACTCTTCCCATATTGAGTTTTCTTAATGTTTAGATTATATTTCTTActtatttaatttcatttctaatttgaaaaattaagtGATGAAATAACATCGATGAAGGTTGATgtgtgtctttttttttttttgcttacCTCTCTTTTTATAGGAATTATGAGTAATTATATATAATGTTGTTTATGCATCAAGAGTAAGTATaaattatatcatattttctcttagtaaaatttttattatctatATTGAAATAggaaaaaatattatgaatTATTTTGGACCAATAAGTATGTCATCATTGTGACAAGATATTGTGCATTCAATTATATATTCATTTTATCTTTAACAATTTTGGTAGGTGTTCAAACTAACAAAAAGACATGAAACAGTTTCTAGGTATATATACAGATACTTTAACTCAAGAATAGTCAAAATATGTTTGTAAGTTTCAACAGGTAACAACGTTGGTCATATTACTTTGATTCAATAATGAATATTGTTAgagtataattaggatcaattaaaacaattaacatcaattatttttatttagtatatctatatatttattattggttattacGCTTTTATTGCTTTGTTTCCAGCATCTATATAAACCTTTGTATATTGTATCATTGGAGAATATACATTGAATAATAGCCAATACTTTCTTCATATTACTCTCTTGTTTCTGACATAGTATCAAGACCATAGGTTTTTTTTTCTCCATGGAAATTAGTTTATAGtcccttttgtttttcttctgaCAGTGTTCTTTACCCTTGTTTTTCGATCATTTCCCGATGTTTTGGTTCGTCACCGCCCTTACCAACGTTTTCGTCTCGTCATTACGAGTTCAACGAGTCTAGACTTGTCGTCGAAAACCACTAGACACGCTGCCTCAAGGTCGTTATCCACTTCCTTGTTTTTCCTCTCTCCAGACGCTACCAGCATCGTTAGATCTACGACAACGATCAACAGTTCAGATCTCTACATGTGTCGAAGCATCGGCGACTccctgataaaccccattttgagggtttatcttgtgtcaatttcaggggttttatcaatgatttcacacgctttctatatgaaaatacaagactttgtgttcctttcctaattttgcctcatggatgaaaacatgcttattttgcactaaactagatacatttctaatcttctcttggtgccattcgatgccatgaccggtgtgttaagtggtttcataatatagggcagggatggaccggaagagagaaggaggacgggtgcaaaggaagggagcatgagaattgagctttggaaatttcagcatgggcgcgtgcacgcacttgacgcgtccgcgtggattgAGCAGCTAGAAGTCgaagccacgagccggcttgcATAGCGGCTAGGCCATGATCTtcagtggcgcgcacgcgtacatcacgcctccgcgcacattacaagatgcttcggtggcgcgcacgcgtacattgcgcgtgcgcgccgatgttcgaaTGTGATTTTTTAAGAGCCACGTGACTTGGGCGTGGAGGCAGTTGGGAATCCCATTTTGGGgaagtgccttggcgggaaaagcttaagaagaccaaaggaacaagggttaagggacttttagctcattttctagattttagatatttttggaagatagttagttacactcttggagaagaagagagagatttCAAAGCTCtcactagggttcatcttcatccaatttttgaattttcaatcactctttggtgagatccattgcaattctcaattcacttgttcatgtcatagatcttcttctccaatctcaagtagtacttgtaattgctcaattctcatagatctaggattcaactttgtagttttggattttatcaattccttgagaatttgattttcattgttgttctttgataattgttgttagttccttgtgttgcaatacttttaattctattttcttctcatttttactatggctttcattcttgctcatcaaatgtttgataaaatgtcaacactagttatggagtagaaatttcttacttggcatagggtttgggtcattagaagaagttgaatagttgtggcaattgttgatttggaattagggattgctaattgacttagagtgcactaaagctagatttccataaggtgaagctaggacttgtgactcaagttgattactctcatttgacttttcTCTATgcctaggggttaactaaatgaagcaaggcctaattgttgtcatcattgaaggaactataaggatagagTTTCTAATaccaaccctaagccaagtctttcaaggattgattgtttgtttcctatTATTTTGCTAAACCTTCAAGAAATTATAACAAGGCTTTCTAATCGATAAGATGCATACtttagcaattccaagggaggacgactcgggagactagtactctcggttatagattgtaggattgtttggtgcgaagtttaagtgtcgattagactatactcacgatcatattcatcattgaattctaaatcggcatgctaaatttcgtttatcactCCCACCGACCTACGTGTCGCCCGGCTCGACCCGCTCGTTCGACCCGCACGCTAAGTCATCGCTGACATGTCTTCTCCATCCGTACAGACATCGCCACATGTCATTCATCTGCTGATGTGGCAGATAGTGGGTCTATCCTAAGGGTTTTGGTGAGctcttttcaattttgtccTCCGTTTTCTTGACTTTTGTTCTGATTTTGCAGTTTTCTTTCCTCTCTTTCATATTTGCATCTGTTATTATGAAAAAATCGGATGTTTTTCAACCTATTCATGTTATTCTTAATGGCTCTAACTATGTTCATTAGGTTGACAGAAAAGGCAAATTTTATCAAAACTATAACCGTTCTGGACACCTCTTCAAAGGATGTCCTTCTATTAAATGTAAAAAATGCAAACATAAAAGTCACATTGGCTCCAAATGTCCAAAATTGTTCTGCCATTATTGCAAGCTCTTGGGACACTTGATTACTACCTGCCCTACTCACCCACAACATTCAGATCAGAACAAGTACCATTCTCGTTCCAACTACTCTAAGACGGTGCCTGCTTCTACTGTTACTGCTGCTGCTAATGAATCCAACAACTATGCTTCGCTCAATCCACCTTCTGTCTCTCCATCCGACATCGAGTCTTTTCTTAAGCAACTTCTCTCCTTTTCTGGTAATACCTCTGCTGCTCTTTCCACTCCTCCAAGTAACtataaatgatattttgattCTGGTTGCTTTAATCACATGTCTCCTTTATGTCATCCTTTTTTGTCTTTATCTATCACTACAAATGCACTTTCTGTCAACACTATTGATGATTCCCTCTTGCATGCGACACATAAGGGTTTTATTTCATTGTCAAATCTTCATCTCATTGATACTTATTTTATtccaaaattaaactttaatatCAGTTTTGATGTCAATTTTTCTATTTCTGGTTGTCATGTGTAGGATCGGACGGGACAGATCATCATGACTGGATGTAATGTCGGAAGATTGTTTGAACTCGAGAATCTTCATGTTCCTTTTACGTCAAATCTCTATGTTATTTTTTCTCTATCTACCCTTCACTTGTGGCATAACCGTCTTGTCCACAACTCCTTAGAAAAATTGCGTCCTCTTGTGTCTAAAGGTGTTTTAGGTCAAGTTAATGAGTCTTTTGATTGCATTTATTATCAAATTGTAAAACAACCAGccttatctttttataataattcATCTTTTACTTGCTCTCCTTTTGATATTTCTACTCTAATGTTTGGGGCCCCGCTCCTATCATTTCTACGGGAGGGGTTCGATACTTTATAGTATTTATAGATGATTATTCATGTTTTACTTAGGTTTATTTGATGACTAATTGCCATGAGCTGCCTCAGATTTATATTAACTTTGCCACTATGATTAAAATTCAGTTTTTCTAGGTCATTAAAGTTTTTCGATGCGATAATGTTATGGAATACCATGACtctaaacttttaaatttttttgctGAATAGAGTACTTATATGAGTTTTCTTGCCCTAGTACATCTCAACAAAAATGGAAGGATTGAACACAAATACTGTCACATTCTTGACTCTGTTCGTGCAATGCTTATTTCTTCTTCGTATCCTGAGCATACTTGGGGTAAAATTGTTCTCACTGTTGTCCATATATATTATCAATAGACTTccttcttttgttcttggtaaCATTACTCCTTTTGAGCGTCTTCATCATACTTCTTCAGATTACAGCTCTTTTCCAGCTTTTGGTTGTGTCTATTTTTTTTAGCTTCATGAACATAATAAACTTGAACCACGGGCTCCCATGTGTTGTTTCCTTGGTTATGACACTAAACACAAAGATAATCGTTATTGGGATCCTATCTCTCAATGTATTCATATATCTCAGAATGTTGTATTGTGGGAGCATCACATGTTCTCTAGTTTCTCCTCATTTGAGTCTATTCCCTCTACTCAGTTACCATTTTTCACTAACCCCAATGTTGATCTTTTTTCTAGTGATGATAATACAGGTTCTGATCAAGTGAACCTCTCGAGCCTCTCACTTTTTTGCCATCTCCACCTCCCAATGATTTCAGACTAGACGATGATCTTGCTCCTGCTGTTTTGCCTCCTCCCTCCCCTCATTCTTCTAGAGTAAGAAATCCAGATCCTCATCTTCTTGATTATCATTGTTTTTCTACTATTCTTCATCACCATGAACTTAAGTCATTCCGAGAAGCCTCCACCAATCCAAATTGGCAAGCAAGCGATGCAGGAAGAAATCTAAGCACTAAAAAAAGTACACACTTGGGACTTGGTTAATCCTCTTtctgataaaaaaaattgtggaTAGTAGATGGGTATAAAAGATAAAGACTCACTTTGATGGTTCTACTGCTCAAGGATGTATGCAAAAGTATGGTattgattataaaaatttttttgctCTTGTTGCTCGTCTCACTTCTGATCGTGCTCTCCTTGCCATTGTTGCGGTCAGAAAATGGTCTCTCAGTCAGATGAATATGAAGAATGCATTTTTTAATGggaatttgaaaaagaaggtTTATATAAAACCACTAGCAGGATATCCTTGTTCTTCTAGCAAAGTCTGCCTTCTTCGTAAGGCACTTTATAGTCTGAATCAAGCTCTTCGTAAATGGTTTGAAAAGTTTAACACCACTATATGTAATTTCAGTTTCACTTGCAGCCCTTATGAGAATGCTCTCTTCATTCGTAAAAGTAAATGTGGGGTTATTCTTCTACTTttgtatgttgatgacatgcTCATTACTGGAGATGATGTTGATGGTATCATTAATCTTAAAGCATCCTTTCACCAcattttgagatgaaagatcttggttcTCTAAGTTATTTTCTTGATCTTGAAGTCATATCCTCTGATGATGGTATCTATCTCTCTCAAGCTAAGTATGCTTTTGATCTTCTTGCTCGAGTTGGAATTACAAATAGTCACACTGAGTCTACTTCTCTTGAGCCTAATGTTCGGTTTACTCCTATGGATGGCACTGTTTTGGATAATCCTACTCTTTATCGTTAGTTAGATGGAGGTCTTGTCTACTTGACTGTCACATGACCAGACTTCACCTATCCTTTTCATGTTCTTAGCCAGTTCTTGTTAGCTCCTCGTACTACTCATTATGCTGAAGTTCTTCGC includes:
- the LOC130933645 gene encoding protein LONGIFOLIA 1-like, whose protein sequence is MLDISENSRIEAPLLQYLSIMIQNMDNEHAICKTCDARDLMLCGNVVKYGTQNPDDYCFSNGYINSIILHPYELDGGDLAPYYMSFLRAVSGKINRDTLCLLVNVHGIFVSLPVSSREHYLCDLWRWQSNMATFIENMAYILVIDVDNCKIDTLLTYLVPCCTRPRITPLKLPKSVNSRGIVTKEMTNGKSGHIKFSTNDPKDGRLLDNIESQTAKGTSSTNPFSQRFHSADKSNTKKTSKLMQASKVPQVINGEDTNNSSHTAETRSPRQRNEGFSKIRCQKRNFKHQVDVISSNVDSNRSMDSHRDIEGTQADHSESNNNISIQQVTHMNQNTATKELSKESAMAMITVTSEQQSPVSVLDLQFYSEDPPSPIKKKTEISKDLDEALATPDNIGHALDLPLSFNNTKANFSNGTSDDDLQTQNLDKVLWQNDDNGEKFTNCRERKDSDRKYIAEILLASGLLSSPSLIQAVHSPGHLINPKLFFALELLKTNKLQFNMKHNAGKILRINNLEEMQRKLIFDVVNEILVQKISALIYVYFG
- the LOC130933646 gene encoding pentatricopeptide repeat-containing protein At1g59720, chloroplastic/mitochondrial-like, whose protein sequence is MLMMEREQQSAAVIPDNYTYRFVLKACAYLFSLSEGKQVNAHVLKLGFESDTHICNSLIHFYATCGFLDLAHKVFEKMSERSEVSWNIMIDSYASAGEYDTALRMFCEMQRIHDPDGYTMQSVISSCTGLGALSLGLWAHAYILKSSDKNMIDDVLVNTSLCDSFKILYDKRYNLFHYPVSDEDAPNYHSIIQNPMDTVTMLQRVDNGWHITRSAFLQDIDLIVSIAKLNFLPLSHITQAVS